A section of the Serratia liquefaciens ATCC 27592 genome encodes:
- a CDS encoding MBL fold metallo-hydrolase — MFKKSLLTLAFAGIATVSTFATAANTLTMEVYNPGEKSVFPVSSEIISGKHEVALIDAQFQRNDAEALVKKIKATGKKLTTVYISHSDPDFYFGLDVIKAAFPEAKIIASPGTIEEINATKDGKVAYWGPILKDNAPKAVVVPQALQGDSFTVDGQKVEVKGLTGPTPERTYVWIPALKAVVGGVPVAGDNIHPWIADNQTVESRAHWQQTLEGIKALKPEVVVPGHFLPGADQTLKSVTFTQNYLTTLEAELPKAKDSAALVAAMKKHYPDLKDESSLELSAKVLKGEMKWPQ; from the coding sequence ATGTTTAAGAAATCATTGTTGACCCTGGCCTTTGCCGGCATCGCCACAGTAAGCACCTTCGCTACCGCCGCCAACACCCTGACGATGGAAGTGTATAACCCAGGTGAGAAAAGCGTGTTCCCGGTGTCTTCCGAAATCATCAGCGGCAAACACGAAGTCGCACTGATCGACGCCCAGTTCCAGCGTAACGACGCGGAAGCCCTGGTGAAAAAGATCAAGGCGACCGGCAAGAAGCTGACCACCGTATACATCAGCCATTCAGATCCGGATTTCTATTTTGGTCTGGACGTCATTAAAGCCGCGTTCCCTGAGGCTAAAATCATCGCGTCACCGGGTACCATCGAAGAAATCAATGCCACCAAAGACGGCAAAGTGGCGTACTGGGGCCCAATCTTGAAGGACAACGCGCCGAAAGCGGTGGTGGTGCCTCAGGCGTTGCAGGGTGACAGCTTCACCGTAGACGGCCAGAAAGTGGAAGTGAAAGGCCTGACCGGCCCGACGCCGGAACGCACCTACGTGTGGATCCCAGCGCTGAAAGCGGTCGTGGGCGGTGTGCCGGTAGCCGGCGACAATATCCATCCGTGGATTGCCGATAACCAAACCGTTGAATCCCGCGCACACTGGCAGCAAACGCTGGAAGGCATCAAAGCGTTGAAACCGGAAGTCGTGGTCCCTGGCCATTTCCTGCCGGGCGCAGACCAGACGCTGAAGTCTGTCACCTTTACCCAGAACTACCTGACCACGCTGGAGGCTGAACTACCAAAAGCCAAAGATTCTGCGGCACTGGTGGCGGCAATGAAAAAGCATTACCCGGATCTGAAAGACGAATCCAGCCTGGAACTGAGCGCCAAAGTGCTGAAAGGCGAAATGAAGTGGCCGCAATAA